One window from the genome of Musa acuminata AAA Group cultivar baxijiao chromosome BXJ1-4, Cavendish_Baxijiao_AAA, whole genome shotgun sequence encodes:
- the LOC135645057 gene encoding AUGMIN subunit 5-like isoform X2 produces the protein MQAQGSAAPRPEAILEWLQKEMGYPSPPPSPDQLRKICRGNMLPVWSFLLQRVRSERTVATVRRNMMVHGVAAGEAGRGRRREEEKGRAAFKDGSSAEAREVAVRERELAEEEADRLRNVVRRQRKELKARMVEVAREESERKRMLDERSNARHKQVILEAYDQQCDEAAKIFAEYQRRIHQYVDQARDIRMLITGSANDVVDDLHAPGEKAVYSAIKGLRSSDDSVLIEMSREKNTRKACETLAAHMTEKIRTTFPAYEGSGISMNSQIDAAKLSLDLDGEIPEDIKVIIRDALKNPPLLLQSITTYALRSSALIHRETEKIEIRAVAESLRYKYENDKVSDAASPDSGSPFPYQAYGNGKTGTELSSNGNYDQLLERQKAHVQQFVATEDALNKAAEAKALSHKLLIRLPGSSDVGALQMLPTGDTSQNVASTRHFELEVLAREREVAGLRASLSTLTSEVQRLNKLCAEWKEAEVSLKKKWKKIEGFDTRRSELETIYTALLRANLEASAFWEQQPLAAREHAARTIIPACTTVVNISNSAKDLIERELSCFYQSLDNTIYMLPATPQALVECFSAPGAIGPEALAAAEKNAAMLTARAGARDPSAIPSICRVSAALQYRSGVENLDAGLASVLESLEFCLKLRGSEASILEDLSKAINLVHTRRNLVENDRILLNHAHRVQRDYERI, from the exons ATGCAGGCCCAGGGGAGTGCTGCCCCCCGGCCGGAGGCGATCCTGGAGTGGCTCCAGAAGGAGATGGGCTACCCTTCGCCGCCGCCGTCCCCCGACCAGCTTCGCAAGATCTGCCGCGGGAACATGTTGCCCGTGTGGAGCTTCCTCCTGCAGAGGGTGCGGTCGGAGCGGACGGTGGCGACGGTCCGGAGGAATATGATGGTCCACGGAGTGGCGGCGGGGGAAGCGGGGAGGGGTAggcggagggaggaggagaaggggcggGCGGCGTTTAAGGATGGTTCCTCCGCGGAGGCTAGGGAGGTCGCTGTTCGGGAGAGGGAATTAGCCGAGGAGGAGGCTGATAGATTGAGGAACGTGGTGAGGCGGCAGCGGAAGGAGTTGAAGGCTCGGATGGTCGAGGTCGCTCGGGAGGAATCGGAGCGGAAGAGAATGCTCGATGAGAGGTCGAATGCAAG GCACAAGCAGGTGATTTTGGAGGCATATGATCAACAATGTGATGAGGCAGCAAAGATATTTGCCGAGTACCAAAGACGAATTCATCAGTATGTTGATCAAGCAAGGGACATCCGCATGTTGATAACTGGTAGTGCTAATGATGTAGTTGATGATCTCCATGCTCCTGGTGAGAAAGCTGTTTATTCAGCTATAAAGGGCCTCAGATCATCAGATGATAGTGTTCTCATTGAAATGTCAAGAGAGAAAAATACTCGGAAGGCTTGTGAAACTCTTGCTGCTCATATGACTGAAAAGATCCGAACTACTTTTCCAGCATATGAAGGAAGTGGTATCAGCATGAATTCCCAGATAGATGCTGCCAAATTAAGCCTTGATTTAGACGGCGAGATACCAGAAGATATTAAAGTAATCATAAGGGATGCACTTAAAAATCCTCCCCTTCTGCTTCAGTCAATTACTACATATGCTTTGCGGAGCAGTGCACTCATTCATAGAGAAACCGAGAAGATTGAAATTAGAGCTGTTGCAGAATCCTTGAG ATACAAGTATGAGAATGACAAAGTATCAGATGCTGCTTCTCCTGATTCAGGCTCACCCTTTCCATATCAAGCATATGGTAATGGTAAGACCGGAACAGAATTATCCAGCAATGGAAATTATGATCAACTTCTTGAAAGACAG AAAGCACATGTACAACAATTTGTGGCCACTGAAGATGCATTGAACAAGGCTGCAGAAGCTAAAGCCTTATCTCATAAGCTTCTAATACGATTACCTGGGAGCAGTGATGTGGGTGCATTACAGATGCTTCCTACTGGAGATACCTCACAGAATGTAGCAAGCACACGGCATTTTGAG TTAGAAGTCTTAGCCAGAGAAAGAGAAGTTGCTGGACTTCGAGCAAGCTTGAGTACGTTGACGTCTGAGGTGCAACGTTTAAACAAGCTGTGTGCAGAGTGGAAAGAAGCAGAAGTTTCTTTGAAGAAGAAATGGAAAAAGATAGAAGGGTTTGACACCCGTAGATCAGAACTAGAGACAATTTATACTGCTCTTCTCAGGGCTAACTTG GAAGCATCAGCATTCTGGGAACAACAACCATTGGCTGCTCGAGAACATGCAGCAAGGACAATTATTCCAGCATGCACTACTGTAGTGAACATTTCAAACAGTGCGAAGGATCTCATAGAGAGAGAGTTGTCTTGCTTCTATCAAAGTTTGGACAATACCATCTACATGCTTCCTGCAACCCCACAG GCTCTTGTGGAGTGCTTCAGTGCCCCTGGTGCAATAGGTCCAGAAGCACTTGCAGCTGCAGAAAAAAATGCTGCTATGTTAACAGCAAGAGCTGGTGCTAGAGATCCATCTGCAATTCCATCCATATGTCGTGTCTCTGCTGCTCTCCAGTATCGTTCTG